A region of the Nocardia asteroides genome:
AGCACAGTCACCTGCCGCGTTAGGTGTTTCGTCGACCGACCCAGCAAGCCTCTCCATCCCCGCGAGCCATCCCGGTGTGACCGATCTGTTCGCTGTGCTCGCGTACGGCGAGATCTCCGCGTTCTATCGGCTGGCGGAGGAGGCCAAGCTGTCGCCGACCCTGCGGGGCAAAGTGGCGGTCGCGACCATGGCCGCGGCCGAGATGGAGCATTTCAAGACGCTGGAGTCCGCGCTCGCCGCGCGCGGCGCCGATGTCTTCGACGCCATGGCGCCGTTCGTGCGGGCGCTGGACGACTACCACGTCTCCACCGACCCCTCCACGTGGCTCGAGTCGATGGTGAAGTTCTACGTCGGTGACGGCATCGCCGCGGACTTCTACACCGAGATCGCGGGCGCGCTGACGCCCGACGTCGCGGCGGTGGTGCGCGACGTGCTCGCCGAGACCAGCCACTCGGAGTTCGTCGTCGAGGAGGTCCGCCGAGCGGTCACCGAGAGCCGCTCCGAACGCGACCGGCTCACCCTCTGGGGAAGGCGGCTGCTGGGCGAGGCGATCACGCAAGCCCAGTTCGTGATGGCGCAGCGCGACGAACTCACCGATCTGGTCCTCACCGCCACCGGTGATCTCAACGGGATCGCGGCGCTGTTCGAGCGGATGCAGGACAGTCACGCCGAGCGCATGGCGGTACTCGGCATCTGAGCGCGGCTACGCGTTCGCGGCGCGATCGGTGACCAGCCGCAGGCCGGGCGCGTGCATGTTCGCCTTGTCGGCCAGCCAGACGATGATGCTCTGATCCCGGTCGGCTTCCAGGGTCTCGAACGGCACCTCGACCATGCCGTGCGCGGGATGGTCGAGGTGCAGCGTGCCCGAACCGGGAGCGCCGACCCGGTGCGGTTTCCAGCGGTCCGCGAAATCCGGGAGGCCGCGCAGCGCCTCGATCGTGGCCCGTAGCGAATCGTCGCCCGGCCAGTGCAGCTTGGCGCGGCAGAGCGCGGCCGTGAAAGTATCGGCGGCCTGCTCCCAGTTGCGCACGACCCGCCGGGCGGCCGGGTGCGTGAACGTGTACCAGGCGAGGTTGGGCTGATCGGGTCCGTCCAGTAGTCCCAGCGGAGCGACGAAATCGGCCCAAGCCCGGTTCCAGCCCAGCACGTTCAGCCGTCGGCCGACCACGAAGGCCGGCGTGGGCTGCAAGGCGTGCAGGATGGTCTCGATCGTCGGGGCGAGCCGCTCCTCGGCGGATTCGTTACCGGGACAGCGGGATTCGTTGCCGGAGGCCAAGGCGAGCATGCTGAAGTACTGCCGATCGTCGCCGCGCAACAGCAGCGCGTCGGCCAAAGCCTCGATCACCGCGACCGACGGGTTGGTGTCGCGCCCCTGCTCCAGCCGGGCCAGGTAGTCGGCGCTCACTCCGGCGCGGACGGCCACCTCTTCACGGCGCAGGCCCGGTGTGCGGCGGCGTCCGCCCTCGGGCATGCCGACGTCCGACGGCCGCAACTCGGCGCGCCGGGCGATGAGGAACTCCGCGAATCCGTTACGAGCCATGCTTCCCATCGTGCCCGGTCCGGGCACGATTATCCGCGCCCTGTCAGGTCCAGGATAACGGCGGTCTGGCTACCGGACCGAGGTCCGGTCATTGTCGGAGGTATGACATCCACCTCGGAATCCACCACGCTGAAAACCGGTTCGTGGGCGCTCGACGCCGCGCACTCCTCGGTCTCGTTCTCCATTCGTCATCTCGGCATCTCCAAGGTGCGCGGCGGATTCACCCGGTTCGAGACCGAATTCGTGGTCGACGAATCGGGCGCCGCCGCCATCGGCGCGACGATCTACCTCGACTCCTTCGACACCGGCAACCCGGACCGGGACGCGCACATCCGTACCGCCGATTTCCTCGACGTCGCCAATCGCCCCACGCTGACCTTCCGCGCCACCGAACCGGTGGTCGTCGCGGAGTCCTTCGAGGTGCAGGGCGAGGCCACGCTCGGCGCGATCACCAAGCCCGTCACGCTGGAGGTCGAGTGGGGCGGCGTGCAGGACTTCGGTCCGACGGGCGATCGGCACGCGGGCTTCTCCGCCACGGGCACCATCAAGCGCACCGACTTCGGCGTCGGCGGCGCACTGCCCGGCATGCTCAGCGACACGGTGAAGATCGAACTGGAAATCCAGCTCATCGAACCCAAGTAAGCGGCGCCAGACGGTGTTCGCGGAAGGCGAACATCGTCCCCGCCGCACGCTTCTACAGCGAACGCACCGACTGATATCGCAAGTACATGGGTAACTCCTCGGGTACGCCCAGACCAGGAGAGGTGCGAGAACGCAGGACCTGAACGAATCCCGCGCGTCACCTGACTGGTATGGCCTGAAGATGCGGAGAGGCGGGGGAGCCTGAAAACTCGGAGAGGCGGGGGAGCACTAGCCTGGACTCGACAGCACAGGACTCTCAGGTTCGGAGGTTGGCCGTGGAGGTCAAGATCGGTATTTCGGATAGCCCGCGCGAGCTGGTGATCAACAGCGCGCAGACCCAGGACGAGGTCGAGACGCTGGTGTCCGGTGCGCTCGGCAGCGACGGTGGCGTCTTGGCGCTCTCCGACGAGAAAGGCCGCAAGTTCCTGATCCAGGCGTCGAAGGTCGCATATGTCGAGATCGGCTCGACCACCGGCGGCCGCGTCGGTTTCGCCGCGGTCTGATCCGGCTCCGGCCACCTACGCATCGAGCCCCCGCCCCCGATCACTCGGGGGCAGGGGCTCGTTTCGCGTTGTGCCGCGTTCAGTCGATCGGGTGCAGCGGGACGTGCTTCAGGCCGCCCCACGCGAGCGAGACGGTGGTGTCGACCGCCTCCTCCTTCGGGATCGGCCGATCGGCCTCCAGCCAGTAGCGCGCGGTGAACTGGCTCGCGCCGACCAAGCCGACGGCCAGGATGCGGGCGCGGTACGGGTCCAGGCCCGAATCGTGCGCGACCAGGTCGAAGACCGCGTCCACGCAGGCCTCGGTGGCTTGCTCGACCCGGCGCTGCACCTGCGGCTCACTGGTGAGGTCGGACTCGAAGACCAGCCGGAAGCCCTGCATCTCGTTGTCCACGAAATCGAAGTACGCCTGCACCGCCGCGCGCACGCGCTGCTTGTTGTCGGTGGTGGAGCGCAGCGCCTGGCGCACGCTGGACACCAGCATGTCCACGTAGTTCTGCAGCACCGCGAGGTAGAGCTCCAGCTTGCTGCTGAAGTGCTGGTACAGCACCGGCTTGCTCACTCCGGCGCACTGCGAGATCTCGTCCATGCCCGCGGCGTGATAGCCGCGCTGCACGAAGACCTCGCTTGCCGCCGCGAGTAGCTGAAGACGTCGCTCGTCGCGTGGAAGCCGCGTACCGCGTTTGGCGGGCGCCACGGCCTCGGACGACGATCGACGGGACGTCATCCGGTCCACGAGGTCAGTCATTTTCGGCTCTCCCAGTCGATTCCCCGGCGAAGGGGTGTGCACCGGGTCATCTCATGAACGATACCCGGTTGTCGCCCGCCCGCGGATCGCGGCCGGACAACTGGTGCCACCCGCGCAGAATTGTCGCACTTCCGGGACCGCGCATGTGCCCGTGAGTGGGGAATCGCGGCTGTGAGACGCTGGTGAACGTGACCGACCGACCGGAAAGACCACCCGGTGGGCGGCGTGGTGCGCGCTACCCGGCTGGCTCCGGCGCGCCCGGTTCCGTAGGGTCGGACGACGTGGCGAGAACCTGGCCAGTGGCGCAATCCGGTGGTGCGGCTCGGACCGGCGCAGCCAAGCGGTCCGGGGCAGGCGGCGGGTCACCCGGTCGCGGGCGGAAGAAGCGCAAGAACGCCGAAGCGTCCGAAGCCCCTGCGCGACAACCCGATTCCGACCAGCAGCATGACCGGGACGGTGTCGAGATATACGACCCGCTCGGGCTCTACTCCCACAAGGCCGACCGGTCCCACCAACCGCTGCGGGCTCGCTGGGATCCCACCGCCCCCGACGAGGGCAGGGCCAGGGCCCGCCCGGAGCGGGACGCCAAGAAGCAGAGCGCGCTCGGCAGATTCGTTTCGACCTATGGCTGGCGGGCGTATGCCTTGCCGGTCTTGGCCGTGATCACCGTTCTGGTCGTCGTCGACGCGATCCGCGCCACCCGCACCGGCGATATCGTGGGCCTCGATCCGGCGCTGGGGCGACTCAGTACGGCCACCGCGACCGCGGGCATCATCGGCGCTCCGCCGGGCGACGGGCACTTCCCCACCGATCTACCCACCGGGGCACTGCCGGAGGGCGGCGCGTTCGCCGAGACCGGCGGTGGCGCGTGGCACGTGGTACCCGGCACGACGGCTCAGGTCGGCGCCGGAACCGGCACCGTCTTCCGCTACACCGTGGAGATCGAGAACGGCGTGGACACCTCCGGCTTGGGCGGTGACGAGGCCGTCGCCAAGATGATCGACTCCACCCTCGCCAACCCCAAGAGCTGGGCACACGACCCCAAGTTCGGGTTCCGCCGGGTCGACCAGGGCGACGCCGACTTCCGCATCTCGCTCACCGCACGCGGAACCAGCCGCAAGGAATGCGGTTTCGACATCCCGATCGATACGTCCTGCTACAACGCCGACAGTCGCCGCGTGGTGCTGTCGGAAGTCCGCTGGGTGCGCGGAGCGCTGGCCTTCGACGGCGACATCGGGTCCTACCGGCAGTATCTGATCAACCACGAGGTCGGCCACGCCATCGGCTACCACCAGCATCAGGCTTGCGAGAACGACGGCGGGCTGGCGCCGGTGATGATGCAGCAGACCTTCGGAACCAAGAACGACGACATCGCCGCCCTCGATCCGCACGGCGTGGTGCCGATGGACGGCAAGCGCTGCCGGTTCAATCCCTGGCCCTACCCGCGCGGCTGAAGGGTCGTATTCGTGGCGGGTGGCGCTCGATCCGGGCGTTGCCGGTGCGGTCGTCTGGGAGGGGCAGCGGTCGCCGGACGGCAGGGCGGTTGTCGCGGTGGGGCGGTGATACGGAACGATGGGCCGGGAAGAACGGTCCGATCGTCGGTGTTGCACAGGTGAGCAGCCCGCGAAGGGCGCCATACCGCCGCAGCGATCGGCCCAGCGATTCGAGGAGTCCCGGACGTGTCATCACCCAAGTCCCTGCCGCCACTTGTCGAGCCGGCCGCGGAGCTGACCAGGGATGAGGTAGCCCGCTACAGCCGACACCTGATCATTCCCGATCTCGGCGTGGACGGGCAGAAACGTCTGAAGAACGCCAAAGTGCTGGTGATCGGCGCCGGTGGTCTCGGCTCGCCCGCGCTGCTGTACCTGGCCGCCGCGGGTGTCGGCACGCTCGGCATCGTCGAGTTCGACGAGGTCGACGCCTCGAACCTGCAGCGTCAGATCATCCACGGCGAATCCGACATCGGCCGCCCGAAGGCCGACAGCGCCCGTGACTCGATCCTGGACATCAACTCCGGCATCGACGTCCGGCTGCACAAGATCCGGTTGGAACCGGAGAACGCCGTCGAACTGTTCGGCGAGTACGACCTGATCGTCGACGGCACCGACAACTTCGCCACCCGCTACCTGGTCAACGACGCCGCGGTGCTCGCGGGCAAGCCGTACGTGTGGGGTTCGATCTACCGCTTCGAGGGCCAGGTCTCGGTGTTCTGGGAGGACGCTCCCGACGGGCGCGGCATCAACTACCGCGACCTGTACCCGGAGGCCCCGCCGCCCGGCATGGTCCCGTCCTGCGCCGAGGGCGGCGTGCTCGGCGTGCTGTGCGCGTCCATCGGCTCGGTGATGGTGACCGAGGCCATCAAACTGATCACCGGCATCGGCGAGCCGCTGCTGGGCCGGCTCATGGTGTACGACGCACTGGACATGAACTACCGGACCATCAAGCTGCGCCGGGATCCGGAGCGTCAGCCGATCACCGAGCTGATCGACTACGAGGCGTTCTGCGGCGTGGTGTCCGACGAGGGCCAGGCCGCCGCGGCCGGGTCCACCATCACCGCGCGTGAACTCGAGGAACTGCTGGCATCGGGCAAGGAGATCGAACTGATCGACGTGCGCGAGCCGGTGGAGTGGGACATCGTGCACATCGAGGGCGCCAAGCTGATTCCCAAGGACCGCATCCTGTCCGGCGAAGCACTGGCCGAGCTCCCGCAGAACCGCCCCATCGTGCTGCACTGCAAGACCGGGGTGCGCTCCGCCGAGGCCCTGGCCGCCCTCAAACGCGCCGGTTTCGCCGACGCCACTCACCTGCAAGGCGGCGTGATCGCCTGGGCCAACCAGGTGGATCAGTCGCTGCCGGTGTACTGATCCGGTCGACTGATCGTATTTTCCGTCCGAGAGGGCTGCGAACACGGCGCGCCGAAGGCGCGCCAAAACAGACACGACGTACCGTACGGCCGTGACTTCTGTGGAACCTCCCGAGCATGTGCGTGCCACGTTCGGTCTGCGCGAAGTGACCCCGGTTCCGCTCGGTGACTGGGAAGGCGGCTGGCGCTTCGGCGACGTGGTGCTCAGTCCGGTCGCCGATCACGCGCGCGCGGCGTGGTCGGCGAAGATCCGTGAGACGTTGAAGGTGGACGGACTGCGGCTGGCCCGCCCGGTGCGGGCGACCGATGGCCGTTATGTGGTGTCGGGCTGGCGTGCGGACACCTATTTGGAGGGTGCTCCCGAACCTCGGCACGACGAGGTGGTCTCGGTGTCCTTGCGCCTGCATCAGGCGACGGCCGACGTGGAGCGGCCGCGCTTCCTCTCACAGCCGCCGGTCGTGCCATGGGTGGACGTGGACGTGTTCGTCGCCGCCGATCGCGCCGCGTGGGAGCCGGTGCCGCTGCGCAGTCTCCGTGCCGGCGGAGCGTCGCTGTCGACCTCGCCGGACGGGCAGCGCAGCATCGAGCTGATCGGTCAGCTTGCCACGCTGCGCAAACCGGTACAGACGCCTCCGCAGCTGGTGCACGGTGATCTGTTCGGCACCGTGTTGTTCGCGGGTGCGCAGATCCCCGGCCTCACCGACATCACCCCTTACTGGCGGCCCGCTCCCTGGGCGGCCGGGGTGATCGTGGTGGATGCGCTGGCCTGGGGTGGCGCGGACGACGGGTTGCTCGAACGCTGGGCGGACCTGCCGGAGTGGCCGCAGATGTTGTTGCGCGCGGTCATGTTCCGCCTCGCGGTGCACGCTCTGCATCCGCGCTCGACGCCCCAGGCGTTTCCCGGTCTGGCGCGCACGGCGGACATGGTGCGCCTGACTCTCTGAATTCTCGAGCGGCTGTGGTGCAGTGTGATTCGGCGCGACGAATTCGGCTCGGTGGGTCAGGGGTTGCTCGCCCCCGCATTCGGGAGGGACTCACCGGCAATTGCCAATGCCGGGAATGCCCGATACTCAGCCGTAGAGATGGGTGTACCGCCGTACGTCCGGCGGTCTCTGCCGAGTGAGGTTACAGATGGTGCTCGTTACGCCTGCCGGCATGCGTGCCCGGGTCGGAGGAGGGTGCGCACATGGTGATCACTCGTGACGAGGTGATCGGGTTGGTCGACGACCTGTCCATGCTGTGTACCGGCCTGCGAGGACAGGTTGTGTGGACCGTGCCGGGTGGAGGGCACGCATGACCACGACCTTCGAAGACATCGAGATCAAGCCTTTCAAGCATCCCGATCATGCCAGTCCCGGCCTCAAAGCGGTCATCGACGCGGCGCACGCGTATATGCAGAGTTCGATCGTGCTGTTCGCGTCAGGTTCCGACGCCGGCCAGCCGGACATGATCCGCCGGCTGGCGGATAAGAAGTTGCTCAGCCAGCAAGGGCTGGAGCTCGACAAACCCGGTGCCCAGAAGCTCGACCCCGCCTCGTCGGTGATGACCGGCAACTACGGGGACAGGCTCGGTGAGTTCGTGGACATCGAATCCGACATGCGAATGAAGACCGAGAATGTGGAAGAACGCGCCTTTGCGAGCTTCGACACCTCGAACAATGCGTTCCAGGACGTCAAGAAAATCGCGGAGGGGCTGAGGGACGAGCTGAGTGGCCCGCATGAGGTGATTCGGCTGCCCGACAACAGTCTGCACCTGAGCCCGGCCGCGGAGAACCGGTTGCTGGTGCTGATCCTCGAGGCCGTGGACCGGGTGCACGACACGATCGAGGATTCCGACAGTGGTATGCGCAGGAACGCGGGCAACATCTACGAGATGATGCCGAACCTTCCCCGCAACCCGTACGGCAACGCGCCGGATGTCGGGTCTCGCAGTCCGTGGACGCCGACCGCGAGCAGCGCTACGTGGACCCGTGGGACCGGAACTCCGGATGACATCGTCACGAAGGCGCGGGAGCAGCTGGGACTCGGCGTTTCCGAGAGCGGTGGAAATAATGTCCCGATGTTCCGCGGCGCGGATGGCAAGCTCTACAAGGCCCCGTACAACATCAACGACGCATGGTGCGCGGCGTTCTCTACCTGGGCGTGGGATCAGGCCGGTTACAACGTCGACTGGACCAACAAGAATTATGTACCCGCCATCTGGAACGACGCCAAGCACATGGGATTGGCGGCGAATATCTCGAGTGCCCAAAAAGGTGACATGATCATCTTCGACTGGGAGGGTGACGGAACCCCGGACCATGTGGGCATCGTGGAATCCGTGGATCCCAGAACCGGCCGGATCAACACCATCGAAGGCAATTCCAGCGATCGCTTGCAAACACAAAGCTATGCAATGAACGCTGGATCGCTCGTCGGTGTCGTCAAACCGCCACCCTCCGACAGCTCGACGAGAGTCTGAGGGTGCCGCTCACGGTATCGGCCGATCATCGGTCCGGACCGGAGTGGTGAGCTGGGGCAGAGCTCGCTCGATGCCGACGGTGGGCCTTGCATCGTCCAACGCAGGCGACGCCGTGCCCGAAGTGGTTGCCTGTCAACTATTCGGCGTGCGCCGCAACCACCCGAACCCGCGAAAGCGGATGCGGTGTGGCGGCTTCCCGTTGGGCAACGGCGGTGAAGGTCGCCCGGCGAGAAGCCGCCGACTCGGCAGGCAGAACGCGCAACCCGCTGCGTTTTTCTGTTGCGCGAGGATTACCTGATCGGATCCTGTGCCATGGATTCTTCGGCCGACGTCTGGGATACGACCGAATTCCTGGATGTCCACACGACAGCCACCGCGGCGATGGTGAAGACCGCGCTGCACCACAACGCTTTCGCCGGCTGCCCGGTGTGATCGACCACCACAGCGGCGGCGACAGGACCGAGAACAGCGCCGATATTGAACGCGGTGGTCGCCAACGCGCCCGCGATACGTGGTGCGGCGGTCGCAGCGGTCTGCACGATCGTGGCGATCAGTGTCGAACCGACGCCGAACGCGACCGCGCCGGTCACCGCCGCCATGATCGACACACCGGCCGATGTGTGTGCGGTCAGAGCGGCCAGCAACCACACCGCGACGAGTCCGGTCGTTCCGATTCTGACGATTCGCTCCCGATGACGGTCGCTGTAGCGGCCCGTGAACGTCACGCCGAGGAACGAGCCGATGCCGAAGAAGGCCAGCACGACCGGAACCCAACCGCTACCCGCACCGGCGACAGCGGCGGTGATCGAGCCGAGGAAAGTGAAGCCCGCGAACGTCGCGGCGTTGACCAGGACCGCCACCACGACGGCGGTGCGGACCGGCCGCCTGCCGAGCACCCTCCATTCGCTCGACAGCGACAGCTCCTGTGCGCCGGGCCGATCACCGGCACGCACATCCCGAGGGACCATCGTCCACAGCGGGATAAGTACTGCCCCGCTGACTATCGCGACGGCCCAGAACGCCGCACGCCAACCCCAGACCTGTCCCAGCAGAGTCCCGGCGGGTACACCGGCGATGCAGGCCACTG
Encoded here:
- a CDS encoding MFS transporter — encoded protein: MPIVVFVLAVAVFAQGTSEFMVSGLLERIAVDVGASLGSAGLLTSLFAAGMVLGAPAMAVAAGRLPVRHSAAAFLAVFCAAHVVGAVTIDFPVLLATRVVAAVANAGFLAVVLAALPRLVGPAVVGRATSVVISGVTVACIAGVPAGTLLGQVWGWRAAFWAVAIVSGAVLIPLWTMVPRDVRAGDRPGAQELSLSSEWRVLGRRPVRTAVVVAVLVNAATFAGFTFLGSITAAVAGAGSGWVPVVLAFFGIGSFLGVTFTGRYSDRHRERIVRIGTTGLVAVWLLAALTAHTSAGVSIMAAVTGAVAFGVGSTLIATIVQTAATAAPRIAGALATTAFNIGAVLGPVAAAVVVDHTGQPAKALWCSAVFTIAAVAVVWTSRNSVVSQTSAEESMAQDPIR
- a CDS encoding helix-turn-helix transcriptional regulator, with translation MARNGFAEFLIARRAELRPSDVGMPEGGRRRTPGLRREEVAVRAGVSADYLARLEQGRDTNPSVAVIEALADALLLRGDDRQYFSMLALASGNESRCPGNESAEERLAPTIETILHALQPTPAFVVGRRLNVLGWNRAWADFVAPLGLLDGPDQPNLAWYTFTHPAARRVVRNWEQAADTFTAALCRAKLHWPGDDSLRATIEALRGLPDFADRWKPHRVGAPGSGTLHLDHPAHGMVEVPFETLEADRDQSIIVWLADKANMHAPGLRLVTDRAANA
- a CDS encoding DUF3152 domain-containing protein: MNVTDRPERPPGGRRGARYPAGSGAPGSVGSDDVARTWPVAQSGGAARTGAAKRSGAGGGSPGRGRKKRKNAEASEAPARQPDSDQQHDRDGVEIYDPLGLYSHKADRSHQPLRARWDPTAPDEGRARARPERDAKKQSALGRFVSTYGWRAYALPVLAVITVLVVVDAIRATRTGDIVGLDPALGRLSTATATAGIIGAPPGDGHFPTDLPTGALPEGGAFAETGGGAWHVVPGTTAQVGAGTGTVFRYTVEIENGVDTSGLGGDEAVAKMIDSTLANPKSWAHDPKFGFRRVDQGDADFRISLTARGTSRKECGFDIPIDTSCYNADSRRVVLSEVRWVRGALAFDGDIGSYRQYLINHEVGHAIGYHQHQACENDGGLAPVMMQQTFGTKNDDIAALDPHGVVPMDGKRCRFNPWPYPRG
- a CDS encoding YceI family protein → MTSTSESTTLKTGSWALDAAHSSVSFSIRHLGISKVRGGFTRFETEFVVDESGAAAIGATIYLDSFDTGNPDRDAHIRTADFLDVANRPTLTFRATEPVVVAESFEVQGEATLGAITKPVTLEVEWGGVQDFGPTGDRHAGFSATGTIKRTDFGVGGALPGMLSDTVKIELEIQLIEPK
- a CDS encoding TIGR02569 family protein, coding for MTSVEPPEHVRATFGLREVTPVPLGDWEGGWRFGDVVLSPVADHARAAWSAKIRETLKVDGLRLARPVRATDGRYVVSGWRADTYLEGAPEPRHDEVVSVSLRLHQATADVERPRFLSQPPVVPWVDVDVFVAADRAAWEPVPLRSLRAGGASLSTSPDGQRSIELIGQLATLRKPVQTPPQLVHGDLFGTVLFAGAQIPGLTDITPYWRPAPWAAGVIVVDALAWGGADDGLLERWADLPEWPQMLLRAVMFRLAVHALHPRSTPQAFPGLARTADMVRLTL
- a CDS encoding DUF3107 domain-containing protein, with the translated sequence MEVKIGISDSPRELVINSAQTQDEVETLVSGALGSDGGVLALSDEKGRKFLIQASKVAYVEIGSTTGGRVGFAAV
- a CDS encoding TetR/AcrR family transcriptional regulator, yielding MTDLVDRMTSRRSSSEAVAPAKRGTRLPRDERRLQLLAAASEVFVQRGYHAAGMDEISQCAGVSKPVLYQHFSSKLELYLAVLQNYVDMLVSSVRQALRSTTDNKQRVRAAVQAYFDFVDNEMQGFRLVFESDLTSEPQVQRRVEQATEACVDAVFDLVAHDSGLDPYRARILAVGLVGASQFTARYWLEADRPIPKEEAVDTTVSLAWGGLKHVPLHPID
- a CDS encoding ferritin-like domain-containing protein, producing the protein MGAQSPAALGVSSTDPASLSIPASHPGVTDLFAVLAYGEISAFYRLAEEAKLSPTLRGKVAVATMAAAEMEHFKTLESALAARGADVFDAMAPFVRALDDYHVSTDPSTWLESMVKFYVGDGIAADFYTEIAGALTPDVAAVVRDVLAETSHSEFVVEEVRRAVTESRSERDRLTLWGRRLLGEAITQAQFVMAQRDELTDLVLTATGDLNGIAALFERMQDSHAERMAVLGI
- a CDS encoding CHAP domain-containing protein — encoded protein: MTTTFEDIEIKPFKHPDHASPGLKAVIDAAHAYMQSSIVLFASGSDAGQPDMIRRLADKKLLSQQGLELDKPGAQKLDPASSVMTGNYGDRLGEFVDIESDMRMKTENVEERAFASFDTSNNAFQDVKKIAEGLRDELSGPHEVIRLPDNSLHLSPAAENRLLVLILEAVDRVHDTIEDSDSGMRRNAGNIYEMMPNLPRNPYGNAPDVGSRSPWTPTASSATWTRGTGTPDDIVTKAREQLGLGVSESGGNNVPMFRGADGKLYKAPYNINDAWCAAFSTWAWDQAGYNVDWTNKNYVPAIWNDAKHMGLAANISSAQKGDMIIFDWEGDGTPDHVGIVESVDPRTGRINTIEGNSSDRLQTQSYAMNAGSLVGVVKPPPSDSSTRV
- the moeZ gene encoding adenylyltransferase/sulfurtransferase MoeZ, whose product is MSSPKSLPPLVEPAAELTRDEVARYSRHLIIPDLGVDGQKRLKNAKVLVIGAGGLGSPALLYLAAAGVGTLGIVEFDEVDASNLQRQIIHGESDIGRPKADSARDSILDINSGIDVRLHKIRLEPENAVELFGEYDLIVDGTDNFATRYLVNDAAVLAGKPYVWGSIYRFEGQVSVFWEDAPDGRGINYRDLYPEAPPPGMVPSCAEGGVLGVLCASIGSVMVTEAIKLITGIGEPLLGRLMVYDALDMNYRTIKLRRDPERQPITELIDYEAFCGVVSDEGQAAAAGSTITARELEELLASGKEIELIDVREPVEWDIVHIEGAKLIPKDRILSGEALAELPQNRPIVLHCKTGVRSAEALAALKRAGFADATHLQGGVIAWANQVDQSLPVY